A window of the Desulfobacula toluolica Tol2 genome harbors these coding sequences:
- a CDS encoding TetR/AcrR family transcriptional regulator — MKKEKVLKKKVKRKTGKQSSSDTRMQIIEAAKKLFADKGFHQTTVVDISKSIGLSEAALYEYFKGKEDLLLEIPDLWISELLEDLENHLFGIKGAENKLRKYLWWYLRRIELSPLDAKVVYLNLKTNAKFLKTDVYLNVKTLYYYPVSIISEGIKNGELRADLDPQAARDIFISTMDHLVTCWLLNDMSYPLFENIETIFSIIVNGFRCE, encoded by the coding sequence ATGAAGAAAGAGAAAGTTTTAAAAAAAAAAGTAAAAAGAAAAACCGGGAAGCAAAGTAGCTCGGATACAAGAATGCAAATAATTGAAGCTGCAAAAAAACTTTTTGCCGATAAAGGCTTTCATCAGACAACCGTTGTTGATATTTCAAAAAGCATTGGCCTTTCCGAAGCAGCTCTATATGAATATTTCAAAGGAAAAGAAGATCTTCTACTTGAGATACCGGATTTGTGGATTTCCGAACTTTTAGAAGATCTTGAAAACCATCTTTTTGGGATAAAGGGAGCAGAAAACAAACTGAGAAAATATTTATGGTGGTATTTAAGAAGAATAGAACTTTCTCCATTAGATGCAAAAGTAGTCTATCTGAATTTAAAAACTAATGCAAAATTTCTTAAAACGGACGTATATTTAAATGTCAAAACTCTTTATTATTACCCTGTTTCTATCATTTCTGAAGGCATAAAAAATGGAGAACTCAGAGCAGACCTTGATCCTCAGGCTGCTCGTGATATTTTTATCAGCACAATGGATCATCTGGTTACATGTTGGCTCTTAAATGATATGTCATATCCTCTATTTGAAAACATTGAAACAATTTTCAGTATTATTGTTAATGGGTTCAGATGTGAGTAG
- a CDS encoding aldehyde ferredoxin oxidoreductase N-terminal domain-containing protein, whose protein sequence is MRYGETGYNLEINLTEGEIERVETDHQLTRLHLGGNGTAARIIWDRVSPETEAFSPENLLIFSAGLLVGTPVPACNRTMVNTISPQTNFFSHSIFGGYFGPELKHAGYDKIIIQGKAQNLVYLWIHNDKVEIRDASHLKGKGAQETAWAIKEELKDPRIQVAAIGLAGENRLFMSTIEHSNASASRGVGVIMGDKRLKAIAVRGTKDFQVFNPDELFKSCLKHSQDIHASPFNGDLMAIEWNDAFHHDNFAWGNARIRRKGFWNQELEDRWKDYTLEIRDRLQGCYNCPKNCHLVVKPPGRQRYILKCFGKGTWHMAAFQDLPFTFDILALTQEYGLDSYAAPQTIAFAIELYEAGILTDKDLPDFPEDSGERFYYLLEMLVRREGIGDVLANGVYAAARQIGNGAEVYDHNTMKKFEQIPLKLGKVNHPYYLMYCTSDKMAINQTEGSFPQDAIKNITERQEFADGWISAPERFKKFFMEWEPRTHPSLEASINICDWNETMHYVDDAIGFCAFCSSFRGQFGGGSAYHIYNIPTFINLATGMNLDADDLWQATRRNRNLVRAINISRGLKRADEKPPADHWKVREPKKEQELLGEYYKFKGWTKEGIPTKATLDKLGLDYIAKEFIKKGILKGNENNCYIDQSCYSEGRKKEAVLTVRQAENFTLTDYNLKNK, encoded by the coding sequence ATGAGATATGGAGAGACAGGCTACAATTTGGAAATCAATTTGACTGAAGGCGAAATTGAGCGGGTAGAAACAGATCACCAATTGACAAGGCTTCATCTGGGTGGCAATGGTACTGCTGCCAGGATAATATGGGACAGAGTGAGTCCCGAAACAGAGGCCTTTTCTCCTGAAAATTTACTCATATTCAGCGCGGGTCTTTTAGTCGGGACTCCTGTTCCGGCCTGCAACCGTACTATGGTAAATACTATTTCTCCCCAGACGAACTTTTTTTCTCATTCGATTTTTGGAGGCTATTTCGGACCGGAACTTAAACATGCCGGCTACGATAAAATCATCATTCAAGGCAAAGCACAAAATTTGGTTTATTTGTGGATACATAATGACAAAGTAGAAATACGGGACGCCTCTCATCTTAAGGGAAAAGGAGCTCAAGAAACCGCATGGGCTATCAAAGAAGAGTTGAAAGATCCCAGAATTCAAGTGGCTGCAATCGGTCTTGCCGGAGAAAACAGACTTTTTATGTCCACCATAGAACATTCTAACGCCAGCGCATCTCGAGGAGTCGGCGTGATTATGGGGGATAAAAGGTTGAAAGCCATAGCAGTGCGCGGCACAAAAGATTTTCAGGTTTTCAATCCTGATGAGTTGTTCAAGTCATGCCTTAAACACAGCCAGGATATACATGCCAGCCCGTTTAACGGGGATCTTATGGCAATTGAGTGGAATGACGCTTTTCACCATGACAATTTTGCCTGGGGCAATGCGCGCATACGGAGAAAAGGCTTTTGGAACCAGGAGTTAGAAGACAGATGGAAGGATTACACTCTGGAGATCCGCGACCGTTTGCAAGGCTGCTATAATTGTCCTAAGAACTGCCATCTCGTGGTCAAGCCACCCGGACGGCAAAGATACATTTTAAAATGCTTTGGAAAAGGCACCTGGCATATGGCAGCTTTTCAAGACCTTCCCTTTACCTTTGATATACTTGCTCTAACCCAGGAGTACGGTCTGGACAGTTATGCCGCACCACAAACCATAGCCTTTGCAATTGAACTTTACGAAGCTGGCATTCTAACAGACAAAGACCTGCCTGATTTTCCTGAAGATAGTGGTGAGAGGTTTTACTATCTGCTTGAAATGCTTGTCCGGAGGGAAGGAATTGGGGATGTTCTGGCAAATGGAGTCTATGCGGCAGCCCGTCAGATTGGCAATGGCGCTGAAGTGTATGACCATAATACAATGAAAAAATTTGAGCAGATACCACTCAAGCTGGGAAAAGTGAATCATCCGTATTATCTTATGTATTGCACCAGCGACAAGATGGCGATTAATCAGACAGAGGGTTCCTTCCCACAGGATGCCATTAAAAATATTACGGAAAGACAAGAATTTGCAGACGGTTGGATATCAGCACCTGAAAGGTTTAAAAAATTCTTCATGGAATGGGAGCCAAGAACACATCCATCATTAGAAGCCTCTATTAACATTTGCGACTGGAATGAGACTATGCACTATGTTGATGACGCCATTGGTTTCTGCGCTTTCTGTTCGTCATTTCGAGGCCAGTTCGGCGGAGGCTCCGCATACCACATCTACAACATACCAACATTCATAAACCTGGCGACCGGTATGAATCTGGATGCTGACGACCTGTGGCAAGCGACCAGAAGAAATCGGAACCTTGTCAGGGCCATTAACATCAGTAGAGGTTTGAAAAGAGCCGATGAAAAACCGCCTGCAGATCACTGGAAAGTCAGGGAGCCAAAAAAGGAACAGGAGCTTCTTGGTGAGTACTACAAATTTAAGGGGTGGACCAAAGAGGGAATTCCTACCAAAGCAACATTGGATAAACTAGGCCTGGATTATATAGCCAAGGAATTTATCAAAAAAGGAATCCTTAAAGGCAATGAAAATAATTGTTATATAGATCAATCGTGTTATTCAGAGGGAAGAAAAAAAGAAGCCGTTTTGACTGTCCGTCAGGCTGAAAATTTCACTTTGACTGATTATAACCTCAAAAACAAATAA
- a CDS encoding 4Fe-4S binding protein, with translation MSDSVKKVIKEIKIDPDKCNGCRACEIACAAFHSKPKYSSFNPSRSRIRMVINEINDEWVAIRSSNFTKTECKGRSRYIINGKEYSECSFCSTICSARDVFKEPDSDLPLKCDMCGENPEQIPMCVQICSRDALTYSTREEEVQEQDEVKWEEMKIGLESLLKKHGLKKIKNAVIRLAKNKKH, from the coding sequence ATGAGTGATTCAGTAAAAAAAGTTATCAAAGAAATAAAAATAGATCCGGACAAATGCAATGGGTGTCGCGCCTGTGAGATAGCCTGTGCAGCATTCCACAGCAAACCAAAATACAGTAGCTTTAACCCGAGCCGCTCCAGGATACGGATGGTAATCAATGAGATAAATGATGAATGGGTTGCAATTCGCTCCAGTAATTTCACTAAAACCGAATGTAAAGGCAGATCCAGGTATATAATCAACGGGAAAGAATATAGTGAGTGCAGCTTCTGCAGTACTATCTGTTCCGCCAGAGATGTCTTTAAAGAACCTGATTCCGATCTTCCCCTCAAGTGCGACATGTGTGGGGAAAATCCGGAACAAATACCCATGTGTGTTCAAATTTGCAGTCGTGACGCCTTGACCTATTCAACAAGAGAAGAGGAAGTTCAAGAGCAAGATGAAGTAAAGTGGGAAGAAATGAAAATAGGGTTGGAGTCCTTGTTAAAAAAACATGGTTTAAAAAAGATAAAAAATGCCGTTATCCGTCTGGCAAAGAATAAAAAACACTGA